AGAGAGACTTCAGAAACTgacgaacacttacactacttacaatactaatattatgcttacatacatatacattgcactgctcatacttacagtatttatacAAGCAAGCAGGACAAACATTTActctacttacaatactagcattatattttttttattaatttatttgtttttttacttacaaatcGCTTTCTCTACTTACACGACTGTACTTCCATTATTTACATTAGAAtacttgcgctatttacaaaacaatattttcaccactgtacttaccaatatgatacttaagttacctacaaaacaatttttacactacttacaatgtagTGATTACACTACGACAGATAAGGTGACAGCACCcatttttgttattctactaTCACTGAAATACACAGCAGAtcaaaacatttgacttgacaaCTTAGTTAACAACGCAATCACAAACACAACTGCAGGTTCTCGCCCACGCCTCGCATCACTCAATctgtatttattgattaaaaatttatgtttttaaaacaggaccatttctttttgaaaacatgcatggagttattaactattgcaattttgttttcgatttgtaaagtattgtaaacaagctgtttatacatttcaaaacttggtcgtgtttctttcagtttacaggTGTAAATATGATGTCTGGCGAGAAGTATCAGATGGtgtagtaataatttttttgattCAGTAACTATACCAAGAAGTATAGCCTCTGAGGGGACGAATCCTTCCGTATTGGAGGTGTTGTGTGCTAACCATTGAGAAATTCTTCCCAAAAAGGATTTTGAGTATTTACAcctcaggaataaatgagttagattttcagtttcttctccgcAGAAAGTGCAAAGATCAGACTGTTTCAATCCTATTTTGTGAGGATGAACGTTAGTCGCGATTCTTCGATGAAGAAGTTTGAATTGAAATTCtctaagttttgtttctttagtGCATTTAAAAGCCAGTAAATAGGTTTTTTCCCAATTAACTGTTGTGGTTTCGGCTGTTACTATCTCTTTCATTCACTTGTCTTGGCTTTTTAGAGGAAGTGTGGCTTTTCTCTCAGTGAGACCTTGGTACACCTTTCTGCAAGTATTTGTATCGGTAAGACGAGAAACTAAAGTATCTTTTGAGCCAACGCTATCATCAAtatgtaaacacatttttttatacTGTCTTAGTgctgaaataactttaaaatactcTAAATAGTTAGTCGtgactttaaattttttcagaaGTTCATCAAACTTTAAGGAAAAGAAACTGCCATCCTTATTGAGGAGATCAACTACCTTCTGTATGCCTGCATTAAACCATGATTGGTAAAAAAAGGGCTTTTTCTCGATCGTAATCAGCGAATTGTGCCATATGAATGCCGACTCGAACTCTAGATTTTTCTCGCAATAATTTATAGTGGTCCAGTACTCTATAACCTCCTTCACGAACGGATCTTGTATTACAAGCTGTTTTGCATCACGTTGTTGTAGATTGCTTAGGATCAGCAGCTTGCCACCGTATCTTTCTAGATAATAATCgaagaaaattttccatttgccTTTATTATCTGAATCTAAGTAGCCTTACAGCCATTTAACTTTCAAAGATGTATTGAAATTTCggatatcaatcatttttaatccacccttattataattgttaatcatttccgttctttttattttgtcaccTTTCCCACCCCAAAGGAAGTCATATAATATGGTGTTTACATCTTGCAGTGTTTTTTGAGAGGTCGGAACGGATGAGAGCAAATAGACCATTTGTGAAATCGCCAATGATTTTAAGATGGTGATCTTTCCTAGTAGGGTGAGTCTTTTGGCCGACCAGTTGTTGCTTTGCAGTTTGTTAAAATATGCGTCATTAGATTATCTGTCTATTCTTACTTGTTGTAACTTGAGGTAACCCTTCCGTTAGGGAGGTATTTCCTGTTAAGGGTTGTCCTGTCAATtcttaaagtaaagtaaagtaaagtaaagtaaagtaaagtaaagtaaagtaaagtaaagtaaagtaaagtaaagtaaagtaaagtaaagtaaagtaaagtaaagtaaagtaaagtaaagtaaagtaaagtaaagtaaagtaaagtaaagtaaagtaaagtaaagtaaagtaaagtaaagaacagtaaagtaaagtaaaataaagtgaagtgaagtgaagtgaagtgaagtgaagtgaagtgaagtgaagtggagtggagtgaagtgaagtgaagtgaaatgAAGTGGAGTGGAGTGAAGTGAactgaagtgaagtgaagtgaagcacACTCTTCTTATCATTCTACTTTCAGGACATATTTTCCCTCGTCCATTTTCGATTTAAAGGCGTATACAGCTTCATTGATTATATAACCGCGTCCGCATGTGGCTCTCTCTACCCCTGAATCTCCTCTATTCTCCCTGGAATAATGAACCGTCATCCGTCTCAGAATCCGAAGGAAAGCACTTCTAAAATGCTTGCTCCTCCAGCAGTAAATTAATGGGTTGGCAAAAGATGAAGTGAAAGTCAATATCTTAACCCAGGCATTAAATATGCCTTGCAACGGTTTGAAGGACTCTGAGAAACACTGTGGGCAAGTTGTATggaaaaagtaataaaaacacGATGGAAACCAAGATGCTGCAAAAACTCCAATCACAATTAACATTGTCAGGCTTGCTCGGTGTTCATTGGTTTGTCTCGACCGGTTCAAGCGATCATTGCCACCCGCACAACTTCCGTCACTCAGTATCTTCTTTACATGACTCTTTGCTGTGAGATATAAGTATGTATAGCAACCAACGATGACCATAAACGGAACGATGACATTGCAGATGATAACCATGACGCTCCACCATCCTGTTGGACTGTAATTGCATTCTTTCTCAAGGTTCTGGTTCCAAGGGATGAAAGGAAGACAGGATATAATCACTGAATCAAACCACGCCAAGAGCAATCCTAAAAAAACTCTACGATGTGTTACTATGGTTTTATACCTCAGAGGAGATTTCACAGCCAACATTCGCTCGACACTGATAACAGACAAACTTTGAATAGAGGCATAACCAGTGAGAAAATATGAAAAACGAAAAGCATCGCAAACGATAATATTAGTAGAATCTCCCAGGGAGAActttttcaaaatgtaactCGGCATAGCGACTATTCCAGCCAAAAGATCAGCAACCGCCAAACTGAAAATCGATAAATATGTGACGCTGTGAAGAGCTGGATGAATAATTATAGCTGTTACAACCAGACTGTTACCTAATATCGTACCGAATGAGAGAAACGACAGAGTTGTTACCACTGGTATCAGTGGAAACGTGTCTTGGGACGTTGCGTTCTCAAAGAACGGGGTGCTTTGTGCTGTGATGTTAAACATCACAGTTTTATCTGTAAGAGATAAGAAAATACGCTGTTTTAGACGATAAATTGTAGCAGACGAATAGACACTTCTGGCCTTAGCGTTTGTTATGATTCACAGCTTCATAactaaaatatattaaaattaattatctaGCTCTGAAGGAAGTGTTATGCAACACGCTTTTCAGAAATACTTACTAGATGCGTGTCCTTGAGCATTCTGCATCAACTTACTTTTTGACTTTTTGACTGTGTCCATCGCTTTTACGACGTTTATTTTACGGTCTAGAACATGTACAATTGTTCAACATTTTAAACAATCTACTCTCTTTGACATGACATCTACGATGTCAATCTTCTTTGTATTAATGCATCCGACATTTTTGACATAGCTGCCcgccccggggggggggggactcccatatggaacagagggggatgctcgtcggaaattttgaatttaacacctaaaggagaccatctgggcgtggctcaagctttttgtgatccctaaaggagaccaatttgggcgtggcttaagcaaattttgaccccaaaaacaagttaaaaagaatatttgacttctgtttctcttcacgtaattctgtgtttcttcgcggaaccctaaacgagaccttggcggcttaatatattggcgctttgcccagaacaccctaagcgagaccaaaatccaaatttacacccctaagcgagacgacgagcatccccgtctgtttcatatgggagtttcCCCCGCGGGCTGCCCGCCAGATGGCAAAAGCTAAAGGCAAACCCGAAGCCATTTTAACACGAACCACAAGATGTTATGAATCTCCCGTTGGAAAATTACTAACGCTGTCTTATGGAAACAACTGACCTAATtccttttataaaataaaaggcATCATAGTACGTAAAAATGTCTTCATAAGCTTTGCGAAGCTAAAGCCTTTATTGGATATTGACAAAAATGGTTCgctataaaaaagtaaaaagtaatcaatagttatttatttatggaaacTGAATTCCCTACCGGACTACAATAATAAAGGTCCAAAACTGAGTTCCGTTCGGTCGttgtatatataatgaaatCGCAAACACGGTTAAGCCGTTGGTTGTTAACGTTAAAGCCAACACAAGATCAGACGCCGTCATAatatgattttttgttcatatgCTAATTTAGTACTTCGGATTAAAAAGAGTTTATTATTTAATAAACAGGGGACAATGAAAGACATTCTACGTTATTCAAAAAACTACATAAATTACTCACCCTTTTGTTTTGTATCTTAAGTATTTTCCGAGGTCAATTAATAATAAAAGCAAGTAAGGATCAGTAGTTTTGGACTCTTATACAAGATATCCTTGTGGTCCGAGCGTGAAacagcaggggcacccaacgtcaattatCGGAAAATAtttgttcggaagacgatttgagatctagaattttcggaacatttgttgtaaaattccttgcttgcctgcctgtcctaggattttcgaacgtctaaaacatggtataattgtccatttttaacggacttttaccctaaaaaggtcgcCTAGAGTTTTCGGGAGCCTCTTTTGTGGCTgacattttcgaaaaggtaagttttgatcttagactttcagctagggaatccgaacagataaaaaattttTAGGAGATAAATATATGCCTGTATCTAAcgtttaaatacgaaaaaacgtttaacaatgctatgtttcagtggttttgaactatattctcgttgggtgcccctgaaacaGGAACGATGACGTCAATCTAGTcaagtatcgcgatcttcttatagttttgcctatgcgcgagccgtcaatatttcgtagagtttgccttttggtcgagggtcgagggtaactagtcgagggtcgagggtaaatggtcgagggtaactagtcgagggtcgagggtcgagggtaaatggTCCAGGGTCGAAAAATTCagtattcaaaattattttcaaattatttcagaGGATATTCTTAGCTTTATGTGCCCACAAGATTCGCATGTAGCCGGCTAGCTACATTGTCTGGGCGTGTTGCTTTGATTGACAGcaccaaatgcagtttccagCTGTCAAAACCACTGTCTCGTCGTTCCAGCTTTACTTGCTCATCTCCTGGGACTC
The Montipora capricornis isolate CH-2021 chromosome 10, ASM3666992v2, whole genome shotgun sequence genome window above contains:
- the LOC138022325 gene encoding adenosine receptor A3-like isoform X1 — translated: MFNITAQSTPFFENATSQDTFPLIPVVTTLSFLSFGTILGNSLVVTAIIIHPALHSVTYLSIFSLAVADLLAGIVAMPSYILKKFSLGDSTNIIVCDAFRFSYFLTGYASIQSLSVISVERMLAVKSPLRYKTIVTHRRVFLGLLLAWFDSVIISCLPFIPWNQNLEKECNYSPTGWWSVMVIICNVIVPFMVIVGCYTYLYLTAKSHVKKILSDGSCAGGNDRLNRSRQTNEHRASLTMLIVIGVFAASWFPSCFYYFFHTTCPQCFSESFKPLQGIFNAWVKILTFTSSFANPLIYCWRSKHFRSAFLRILRRMTVHYSRENRGDSGVERATCGRGYIINEAVYAFKSKMDEGKYVLKVE